A window of Actinomadura viridis genomic DNA:
TGGATCTCCGCGCTGAGCAGCGACATGACCTGCCGGGCCGACACGTTCGCCTCGCCCGAGTGGGCGTAGGGAAGCGCCTCGGCGAACTTGGCGGTGGTCTCGTCGGCCGCCGGCGCCTTGACGTCGGTGCGCGGCGACAGGAAGCCCGAAGCCGCGGTCAGGCTGGTGATCCGCTTGGGGTCGATCATGAAGCGGAGGAACCTGTCGGCGTTCGCCTTGTTCTTCGACCTGGCGTTGACGCCGAGTCCGCCGGGCAGGCCGAATCCGACCTGCTTCCGGTGCCGCAGCGGCAGCCCGACGATCACGTTCTCCTTGCCCCAGGCGCCGGCGGCGATCTTGACGTCGGCGGGGACGTTGGCGAAGCCCATCGCCACCTGCTTCTTGCCGAGGGCCTGGTCGGCGAACACGTTCTTGTTGCTCAGCCCGCTCTTCGGGACGGCCCCGTCCTTGTACAGGTCGACGAGGAAGGTGAGCGCCTCGACCCCGGCCGGGCCGTTGAACGCGGCCTTCTTCCCGTCCGGCGTGAACACCGTTCCGCCCGCCTGCCAGAGCAGCGGGTAGAAGTTGAGGTTCAGGCTGGCCTCGGGCGAGGCCGAGTAGTCCAGCGTGGCCACCCCCGCCTCCTTGAGCTTGGGAGCGGCGGCCCTGATCTCGTCCCAGGTCTGCGGCGGAGTCTTGATCCCGGCCTTGTCCAGCAGCTCCTTGTTGTAGATCGTGCTGGTGATCGTGTGGTAGATCGGCGCTGCGTAGAGCTTGCCCTCCACGCTGAGGGCCTTCAGCGAGCCC
This region includes:
- a CDS encoding ABC transporter substrate-binding protein, coding for MKPILSRVLAPLTVLSAAAALTTACGGSDASSNSLTVWMYPVIADQQASRTYWQQIEKDFEAAESGLDLKIELQPWDNRDQKVATALAGGNGPDIVLLGPDQVPQYVQNRTLAPVDDVTAGAGSSFLPGSLKALSVEGKLYAAPIYHTITSTIYNKELLDKAGIKTPPQTWDEIRAAAPKLKEAGVATLDYSASPEASLNLNFYPLLWQAGGTVFTPDGKKAAFNGPAGVEALTFLVDLYKDGAVPKSGLSNKNVFADQALGKKQVAMGFANVPADVKIAAGAWGKENVIVGLPLRHRKQVGFGLPGGLGVNARSKNKANADRFLRFMIDPKRITSLTAASGFLSPRTDVKAPAADETTAKFAEALPYAHSGEANVSARQVMSLLSAEIQATLTGKKEPRQALDDAAKQADDLLARQR